One Plasmodium cynomolgi strain B DNA, chromosome 2, whole genome shotgun sequence genomic window carries:
- a CDS encoding hypothetical integral membrane protein DUF56 family (putative): MRIHESLATCSLWFVLNFAFYHMIAIGAFRLTDGVFSFLEGATALSLTLYAASCAYLLRRADDQKGKLLIASLAFLLYNMLNLGTRRYDSVSESDTSAMQTIVHLLWHQQNYFLILGWLVITTLYIIYIAKLVRRNGSLSYLRKHYHFLLFVNAQLSFFLGKVELLVVTLSFAFLLLLLLEVARKIGQALSPDRNTLHKFITSFIDDRDRRGLVVTHIYLLAGVYIPIVADALLNNKNYLRKGTRSVFLFRDADLLLYSSGMNAICIGDSFAAIGGLLFPTPKIKNTNNKSYAGFLFFFCSTFLSLLLESYFVQKTPLASLTAIFMMSLFGALFEVPSDITILEHKYAKKNEKRRVNFFKRLFIHFSFFTIGNNCNKLSSHDVIKVLSNVYADDPSESKNMNSINIINILNTRQRDIEKQVQCKLWSFLGFLLLPLYSLNKFKYYDAKSKMIVAPFFSIAGIYLGSFLGNVATGSFLFFRLDIALYVHVVPSFPSRRFSDYKRSKFLGTLPAHVFLKE, from the exons ATGCGAATTCACGAGAGCTTGGCCACCTGTTCCCTCTGGTTTGTGCTCAACTTTGCCTTTTATCACATGATCGCCATAGGGGCCTTTCGGCTGACGGATGG GGTGTTTTCCTTCCTGGAGGGGGCGACG GCCCTCAGTTTGACCCTCTACGCCGCAAGCTGCGCGTACTTGCTGCGTCGAGCCGACGACCAGAAGGGGAAGCTCCTCATCGCTTCGCTGGCGTTCCTTCTGTACAACATGCTCAACCTCGGCACAAGACGATACGATTCCGTGAGTGAATCGG ACACAAGCGCGATGCAAACGATAGTCCACCTTCTATGGCACCaacagaattattttttaattttgggCTGGCTCGTCATCACAACTCTGTACATAATTTACATTGCCAAGTTGGTGAGGAGAAATGGGAGCCTGTCTTATCTGAGGAAGCACTATCATTTCCTGCTTTTTGTGAATGCCCAGCTGTCTTTTTTCTTGGGGAAG GTGGAGCTCCTTGTGGTGACCCTCTCCTTCGCGTTTCTCCTGCTGCTACTCCTGGAAGTCGCGAGAAAAATCGGCCAAGCGCTGTCACCGGATCGCAACACGCTGCATAAGTTCATCACCAG tTTTATTGACGATAGAGATAGGAGGGGCCTGGTCGTTACGCACATTTACCTTTTGGCTGG gGTGTACATCCCAATCGTCGCGGACGCACTGTTGAACAACAAGAACTACCTGCGCAAGGGAACCCGAAGTGTCTTCCTCTTCCGGGACGCCGACCTGCTTCTCTACAGCTCGGGGATGAATGCCATATGCATAGGCGACTCATTT GCAGCCATCGGGGGGCTTCTGTTCCCCACCCCGAAGATCAAAAATACGAACAACAAGTCGTACGCAG gatttctcttttttttttgttctacatttttatcgcTTTTGCTTGAGAGCTACTTCGTTCAA AAAACGCCGTTGGCCAGTTTGACCGCCATATTTATGATGTCCCTCTTCGGTGCCCTATTCGAG GTACCATCGGACATCACAATTCTCGAGCACAAGTACGCGAAAAAGAATGAGAAAAGAAgagtcaatttttttaagaggctgtttatccatttttcctttttcaccaTTGGAAATAACTGCAACAAATTGAGCAGCCATGACGTGATAAAGGTCCTTTCGAATGTGTATGCAG ATGATCCAAgtgaaagtaaaaatatgaactcgattaatattattaacattttaaatacaAGACAGAGGGATATCGAGAAGCAG GTCCAGTGCAAGCTGTGGTCCTTTCTGG GCTTCCTACTGCTGCCCCTGTACAGCCTGAACAAGTTCAAATACTACGACGCCAAGAGCAAAATGATCGTcgcaccctttttttccatcgcGGGGATTTACCTGGGCTCCTTCCTCGGGAACGTGGCCACGGGCAG ttttttgtttttccgtttGGACATTGCCCTGTATGTACACGTCGTCCCGTCTTTTCCGTCGCGCAGATTTTCGGACTACAAACGATCGAAGTTTCTTGGGACGCTACCGGCACACGTTTTTTTGAAGGAGTGA
- a CDS encoding phenylalanyl-tRNA synthetase beta chain (putative), translating to MAKRLETLYYVVNHVRSFNTYQLTEEGKEYLREGSPEHVTLKHLYPHVEGSANSLVDETRDYLNIVEAYGYDEDTLVSQLKKGIMTLPHDKQDEKVSDLIKELKKRKLMEMKKFSYLYIVRTSHFTKEIKKQITDLTYLLIKNEEYKKYDVKKYNFFSSGKKMNKGNTHLLIKQMRTFKDVFVSLGFEEMDTHNYVESSFWCFDALYIPQQHPSRDLQDTFFIETPEFCIDDFTEKGYIDNVKRVHSVGDYGSFGWNYRWELKSTKKNVLRTHTTASSCRALFQLAKEYRKTGSIIPKKYFSIDRVFRNENLDSTHLAEFHQVEGLIIDKNLGLSHLIGTLAAFYKYIGILKLRFKPTFNPYTEPSMEVYGYHEESKKWLEVGNSGIFRPEMLRAMGFPPEVSVIAWGLSLERPTMIKYNIRNIRDLFGYRSVL from the exons ATGGCAAAAAGGCTGGAGACCCTGTACTACGTTGTGAATCATGTCAGAAGCTTCAACACGTATCAGCTGACggaggaaggaaaggagTACCTGAGAGAAGGGTCACCAGAACACGTAACGTTGAAGCAT TTATACCCCCATGTGGAAGGTAGTGCCAACAGTCTGGTGGATGAAACGAGAGACTATCTCAACATCGTAGAAGCGTACGGATATGATGAAGATACGCTTGTCTCCCAATTGAAGAAGGGAATAATGACCCTTCCTCATGACAAGCAGGACGAAAAGGTAAGCGATCTAATCAAAGAGctaaagaaaagaaaacttatggagatgaaaaaattctccTATTTGTACATCGTTCGAACTAGCCATTTTACAAAGGAGATTAAGAAGCAGATTACAGACTTAACCTACCTactgataaaaaatgaagaatacaAAAAGTATGATGTGAAAAAGTACAACTTTTTCTctagtggaaaaaaaatgaataaaggAAATACACACttattaataaaacaaatgagAACGTTTAAGGATGTTTTTGTATCCCTCGGATTTGAAGAAATGGATACGCATAATTATGTAGAATCGTCTTTCTGGTGCTTCGATGCTTTGTATATTCCACAGCAACATCCGAGTAGGGATCTACAGGACACGTTTTTTATTGAGACGCCTGAGTTTTGCATAGATGACTTCACGGAGAAAGGTTACATCGATAATGTGAAGCGTGTTCACTCCGTTGGAGATTATGGAAGCTTTGGTTGGAATTACCGATGGGAATTGAAAAGCACGAAAAAGAACGTCCTCAGAACACACACCACTGCCAGTTCTTGTAGAGCCTTATTCCAGCTAGCTAAGGAGTATCGAAAAACGGGTTCTATAatcccaaaaaaatattttagcatAGATAGGGTGTTCAGAAATGAAAACCTAGACAGCACCCATCTAGCCGAATTTCATCAAGTGGAAGGACTTATCATTGACAAGAATTTGGGACTGTCTCATTTGATTGGCACGCTGGCAGccttttacaaatatattggCATTTTGAAGCTGCGGTTCAAACCGACCTTCAATCCGTATACGGAGCCCTCCATGGAAGTGTATGGCTACCACGAGGAAAGCAAGAAATGGCTTGAAGTCGGCAACAGTGGCATTTTCCGCCCCGAGATGCTGCGCGCCATGGGGTTCCCCCCGGAGGTGTCCGTCATCGCCTGGGGCCTCAGCCTGGAGCGACCCACCATGATCAAGTACAACATACGTAACATTAGGGACCTCTTCGGCTACCGCAGTGTGCTCTGA
- a CDS encoding hypothetical protein (putative), with protein sequence MVVSNRKPFNIFEKKKTAKPIVRDPRFSNLSGTLNPSFFKKAYKFLFDKREEEKGIIEQRLKGKKLTPEERQELKNKLSTYRDTDRMLQRKEEERKLKQELVTQEKKNILQKNKQPFYYSQRKIRKMVNEQMANKGSIKKAVKKEKRVVQRERKRNMIPERRLVADNV encoded by the exons ATGGTCGTCAGTAACAGGAAGCCATTCaacatttttgagaaaaagaaaacggcCAAGCCGATCGTCCGCGACCCCCGATTTTCGAACCTCTCAG GCACGCTCAACCCgagcttcttcaaaaaggcatataaatttttgttcgaCAAAagagaggaggaaaaaggaatCATCGAGCAAAGGCTCAAGGGAAAGAAACTAACACCGGAGGAGAGGCAAGAACTTAAGAACAAGCTGAGTACCTATAGAGACACTGATCGAATGCTGCaaaggaaggaggaggaacgGAAACTAAAACAGGAGCTTGTCacacaggagaaaaaaaacatcttacagaaaaataaacagccATTTTACTACAGCCAGCGAAAGATAAGAAAGATGGTCAATGAGCAGATGGCCAACAAGGGTAGCATCAAGAAGGctgtgaagaaggagaaaagggtTGTGCAGAGGGAGCGCAAGAGAAACATGATTCCGGAGAGGCGCCTCGTCGCTGACAACGTGTGA
- a CDS encoding cold-shock protein (putative) produces the protein MLQRKPPKGLFLHFMERRLLSGLLDKEKASRMTGSVIKFDRRKGYGFISEHTQARARFAEYVRGQPNDGGPDIFVHYTDICQGRTFSLTSEEKKKLSWCSRVDMPPRQVECNFENYDPPGSKEQIKKEFKYLVPGERVKFYVTYDQHSHSTKATSVDYLD, from the exons ATGCTGCAAAGGAAGCCCCCCAAGGGgctcttcctccactttaTGGAGCGGCGACTCCTTTCGGGGCTGCTTGACAAAGAAAAGGCCTCTAGAATGACCGGCAGTGTCATAAAGTTTGACCGCCGCAAGGGATACGGTTTTATAAGTGAGCACACGCAGGCGCGAGCGCGTTTTGCTGAGTATGTAAGGGGAC AGCCGAATGATGGAGGACCCGACATCTTCGTTCACTACACGGACATATGCCAGG GCAGGACCTTCTCATTAACgagtgaggagaaaaaaaagttaagttGGTGCTCGAGGGTGGACATGCCACCTCGCCAAGTAGAGTGCAACTTCGAAAATTATGACCCCCCTGGAAGCAAggagcaaataaaaaaagagttcaAATACTTGGTGCCAGGCGAACGGGTCAAATTTTACGTCACGTACGATCAGCACAGCCATTCGACCAAGGCGACGAGTGTGGACTACCTGGACTGA
- a CDS encoding N-acetyltransferase (putative): MASYQYLSYVDLYKINNINLDPFTEVFNDKFYLRYIYKWPHMNIVTKEMDGHISGYIIGKEEGLGPDYHGHVTALSIEEDSRRTGKGVDLMNEFEKISRGIHMANFVDLFVRITNEPAINMYRKLGYIVNEEIVNYYCGNESALDMRKYLDVRPGACVK; encoded by the exons atggctagctacCAATACCTCAGCTATGTAGATCTCTACAAAATCAACAACATAAACTTGGATCCCTTCACGGAAGTCTTTAATGACAAATTCTATCTTAGGTACATTTACAAATGGCCCCACATGAATATCGTCACGAAGGAGATGGACGGTCATATAAGTGGCTACATCATAG GTAAAGAAGAAGGACTGGGACCCGACTACCACGGACACGTGACAGCTTTATCCATCGAGGAGGACAGTCGAAGAACGGGCAAAGGTGTAGACCTAATGaatgaatttgaaaaaatatcaagaGGTATTCACATGGCTAACTTTGTTGACCTTTTTGTCAGAATCACAAACGAGCCAGCTATCAATATGTATCGGAAGCTCGGTTACATCGTTAACGAAGAGATCGTGAACTACTACTGTGGGAATGAAAGTGCTCTAGACATGCGCAAGTACTTGGACGTGCGACCGGGCGCCTGCGTGAAGTGA
- a CDS encoding tubulin-specific chaperone a (putative), with the protein MENIAAHLRLLKINHGAVRRLFKELNYYEKEEGELRAKVDSLKDQNKPTAEITRAQEMLKETERVVPHIRSSLQSSLKKVCHIIYEHFSEVLQINDRRVQFSGTHSEDTLKEVLSTHYEEICKEVDELNETLGKVLLHMKQDALPMCTPPPKAAVSLSCDEPIECVDI; encoded by the exons ATGGAGAACATCGCCGCGCACTTGCGGCTGCTAAAAATAAACCACGGAGCCGTCCGCAGGCTCTTCAAGGAGCTAAACTATTACGAGAAAGAGGAGGGCGAGCTGCGTGCCAAAGTGGACTCCCTCAAG GACCAAAACAAGCCCACCGCAGAAATCACCCGGGCACAGGAGATGCTCAAGGAAACGGAGCGAGTCGTACCCCACATAAGATCATCCCTCCAAAGCAGCCTAAAGAAGGTGTGTCATATAATCTACGAGCATTTTTCGGAGGTACTGCAAATAAATGACAGGAGGGTTCAGTTTTCTGGTACTCATTCTGAGGACACGTTGAAGGAGGTGCTTTCGACTCACTATGAGGAGATCTGCAAAGAAGTGGATGAGCTGAACGAAACATTGGGCAAGGTCCTATTGCACATGAAGCAGGATGCCCTCCCGATGTGCACCCCACCCCCCAAAGCAGCTGTTTCCCTCTCGTGCGATGAGCCCATCGAGTGCGTGGACATATAA
- a CDS encoding elongation of very long chain fatty acids protein 3 (putative) has protein sequence MVTKTNDSGYFRLLGNVRNYPTQPAFRIEDVFPCCAWISFQWERNFKPFGFIELVHSKFLACPLIVLLYLLMCKYGPTRMKNRKEFDLRRLLILWNTLLALFNLIVVVKLTPVLLHITSNYTFTGLLIIPPIYTCAFGIPGLWVSLFVLSKFVELLDTLLLILRKKKITLLHWFHHSTVLLYTWHTYYAELPAAFVFTFINSFVHTIMYSYYAMATVYRKPLSWNIFVTLLQIFQMVVGVLLTVYCLYITYTYRFSSYWDLRSIKKIQHKFTFDYGHYISRTNVVYAVLMYLSYLFLFGKYFYDSYVCAPSKRLHKEKPA, from the exons ATGGTGACGAAGACGAATGACTCTGGGTACTTTCGCCTCCTGGGGAACGTGCGGAACTACCCCACGCAGCCCGCCTTCAGGATCGAGGATGTGTTTCCCTGCTGCGCCTGGATCAGCTTCCAGTG ggaGCGCAACTTCAAGCCGTTCGGATTCATCGAGCTGGTGCACAGCAAGTTCCTGGCGTGCCCCCTCATCGTGTTGCTCTACCTCCTCATGTGCAAGTACGGACCCACCAGAATGAAAAACAGAAAGGAATTCGATCTACGAAGACTCCTCATCCTGTGGAACACACTCTTGGCCCTATTCAACCTCATCGTCGTAGTGAAGCTAACCCCAGTCCTCCTCCATATCACTTCCAATTATACCTTCACCGGGTTGCTCATCATCCCACCAATATACACCTGCGCCTTTGGCATCCCCGGCCTATGGGTCTCTCTCTTTGTTTTGTCAAAGTTCGTGGAGCTACTAGACACCTTACTCttaattttgagaaaaaaaaaaattacactcTTACACTGGTTCCATCACTCAACGGTCTTACTCTACACATGGCACACCTACTATGCCGAACTCCCAGCCGCGTTCGTCTTTACCTTCATTAACTCCTTTGTACATACCATTATGTATAGCTACTATGCGATGGCAACTGTGTATAGGAAGCCCTTATCAtggaatatttttgttacctTACTTCAGATTTTCCAAATGGTTGTGGGGGTTCTTCTGACAGTCTACTGTCTCTACATAACGTATACTTACCGATTCAGCAGTTATTGGGACTTGCGctcgattaaaaaaatacaacataaGTTCACCTTCGATTATGGACACTACATCTCCAGGACCAATGTCGTTTACGCCGTCCTTATGTACTTGTCgtatttgtttcttttcgGTAAGTACTTCTACGACAGCTACGTGTGCGCACCGTCCAAGCGCCTCCACAAGGAGAAGCCGGCCTGA
- a CDS encoding mRNA cleavage factor-like protein (putative), whose amino-acid sequence YEYPHLLLLQNIESQEYYLLSGKYRSWEKPREVLKRKLQKYVNQIRDMHFSTSHLNSEQKEIEDPIEIGEFLGEWWKTQFNSVYLPYLPAHITRPKEYIRLYQVTLTSRSIFHLPPGFTLKALPLFDLGNCGVAIGGLTSVLSRFKLHCMVPLEEGQDE is encoded by the coding sequence TACGAGTACCCACACCTACTGCTACTGCAGAATATAGAGAGTCAGGAGTATTACCTTCTTAGTGGGAAATATAGGTCGTGGGAGAAGCCCAGGGAAGTACTGAAAAGAAAGCTACAGAAATATGTGAATCAAATTAGGGACATGCATTTCTCAACTAGCCATTTGAACTCGGAACAGAAGGAAATCGAAGATCCCATCGAAATCGGAGAGTTCCTAGGTGAATGGTGGAAAACCCAATTTAACTCCGTCTACCTTCCGTACTTACCTGCTCATATAACGAGACCGAAGGAGTACATACGATTATATCAAGTCACCCTAACTTCTAGGagtatttttcatttgcccCCAGGGTTTACTCTCAAGGCGTTGCCCCTCTTCGACCTGGGCAACTGCGGAGTGGCCATCGGCGGCCTCACCAGCGTCCTCTCCCGCTTTAAGCTCCACTGCATGGTGCCGCTGGAGGAGGGCCAggacgaa
- a CDS encoding LCCL domain (putative), with translation MAKTTYLALFCFCVLKNISVFGRDPASALERITEFRQQHRKTLDGRLCAAAFLHDDQTYTDCTNATSPDGTSGREWCYVEVQLLGKGSRDWDYCANAVNYDKLRLHAKKVFEDKSIEADRLKERLHVLNSRVHSMLQKYDSVCGSKHELVASRIGKINQWVQTSVESLKQIEENATDLDATKNIMDKVQVDMKREKNDGFIDVEQNCEHFDGYEEEPHSDGLKVSYFNNPFLEGIPVESKMEKKINFVYSNRGPSELVSPYRYSLRYEGYLMIPHSGVYTFTVETNCYARLLLNGKVVLVHGFAESGRNEHAGVMEETHTVGRGDQSSLEFPRGGKKPSFLDLHGGVSTLAEMNDEPSNVVKVSKPIELVGGEKSRFILEVSHSSHLKYENGGFFLHGDGGPVKKSSPVGEATPNGDTPAAASFALFWQSSRIDKQPINSSYLFQDNVVPPVRFSAVDAYKFDIGIVDKEEQVFIDDTNWVISNVPSKYLGLHLLKTHFRTHFSQFSISMNTGCNLYIAAPVGVIFPLSPSKNGTTWKAFDTDDTVEVVQSVTKEKKFYKIKFIPLRNQGVLKFDVLEGIPFWIISQSRKVLPTICSGDEEVLSNPQNEVFKECTESSSLSPEFNCLAGLSMYHRDKKNHTWKSSTGSIGQFIKVYFKKPIQINKIKFKPTDDMLTWPSELALHFDDEEAEVVIPIRHTHNMEQNTTRLEHPVITTSVMVEVRDMHNRRNGNNTGGSFDIIGSTCNLMDDDYMTHHAVIDITQCDSSLNNLPDVSPLMKGNKILAICHEHCLDNSDKEVIYGSDFYSTDSAICKAAIHAGVCKHGEKNSCHFLIVVNGGQANFVGTLQNNVMSLSQSSKSNFSFSLSNAFPSRGGGSQGWSYTATTPSSYSVVFKTKSVLLKGNSSPFNELYSGGIEFPPASASQNCVSGMDCQNNFWKFQIHENGSYSVQILVGNKTSPEKQKAFIEVNGIPIIKGVDLGRNEVYVATGNVQVTN, from the exons ATGGCAAAGACGACGTATTTGGCCCTGTTTTGTTTCTGCGTGCTGAAGAACATCTCGGTGTTTGGGAGGGATCCCGCGAGTGCACTCGAGAGGATAACAGAGTTTAGGCAGCAGCACAGGAAGACCCTGGACGGGAGGCTATGCGCTGCTGCGTTTCTGCACGACGACCAGACGTACACGGACTGCACGAATGCGACTTCTCCCGATGGGACCAGCG GGAGAGAATGGTGTTACGTCGAAGTGCAGCTGCTGGGGAAAGGGTCCCGTGATTGGGACTACTGTGCCAACGCTGTGAACTACGACAAGCTGAGGCTTCATGCGAAGAAGGTGTTCGAAGACAAGTCCATAGAAGCAGATAGATTGAAAGAGAGGCTACACGTGTTGAACAGCCGAGTACACAGTATGCTGCAAAAGTATGATTCCGTTTGTGGAAGCAAGCATGAACTGGTAGCCTCGAgaataggaaaaattaaCCAGTGGGTTCAAACGAGTGTAGAATCTCTaaaacaaattgaagaaaatgcTACCGATTTAGATGCaaccaaaaatataatggatAAAGTACAAGTAGACAtgaaacgagaaaaaaatgacgggTTCATAGATGTGGAACAGAATTGTGAGCACTTTGATGGTTACGAAGAGGAGCCCCACAGTGATGGGCTTAAGGTGTCCTATTTTAATAACCCGTTCTTAGAAGGAATCCCAGTAGAGagtaaaatggaaaagaaaataaacttTGTTTACAGCAATAGAGGACCATCGGAGTTGGTCTCTCCCTATAGATACTCCCTCCGGTATGAGGGTTACTTGATGATTCCACACAGTGGGGTGTATACTTTTACGGTCGAGACGAACTGCTACGCTAGATTACTGTTAAACGGGAAAGTGGTCCTTGTACATGGTTTTGCGGAGTCAGGAAGGAACGAACACGCAGGAGTAATGGAGGAGACACATACGGTTGGTCGAGGGGACCAGTCCTCTTTGGAGTtcccaaggggggggaagaagccttCCTTCTTGGACCTCCATGGGGGAGTCTCTACCTTGGCCGAAATGAATGACGAACCGAGCAACGTAGTTAAGGTGTCGAAGCCGATCGAGCTGGTCGGAGGAGAGAAGAGTAGGTTCATCTTAGAGGTGTCCCACTCGTCTCACTTGAAGTACGAGAATGGCGGGTTTTTCCTGCATGGGGATGGCGGCCCCGTTAAGAAGTCCTCTCCAGTTGGAGAAGCGaccccaaatggggacacCCCAGCAGCGGCCTCCTTCGCACTATTTTGGCAGTCCAGCAGAATCGACAAGCAGCCCATTAACAGTAGCTACCTCTTCCAAGACAACGTGGTCCCACCCGTTAGGTTCTCCGCAGTTGATGCATACAAATTTGACATCGGAATAGTAGACAAGGAGGAGCAAGTGTTTATAGACGACACCAATTGGGTGATTAGCAACGTACCCAGTAAGTACCTCGGGTTGCATCTACTGAAAACGCATTTTAGAACCCATTTTTCACAGTTCTCTATATCTATGAACACAGGCTGTAACCTCTACATCGCTGCACCGGTAGGGGTCATTTTCCCCCTGAGTCcgtcaaaaaatggaacgacATGGAAAGCATTCGACACGGATGACACTGTAGAAGTTGTTCAAAGTgtaacaaaggaaaaaaaattttataagaTTAAGTTCATTCCGTTGAGGAATCAAGGAGTCCTAAAATTTGATGTCCTAGAGGGAATACCTTTTTGGATTATTTCTCAAAGTAGAAAAGTATTACCAACGATATGTTCTGGAGATGAGGAAGTGTTATCGAACCCACAGAATGAGGTCTTCAAGGAGTGTACAGAATCGAGCAGTTTATCTCCTGAATTTAATTGCCTAGCTGGGTTGAGTATGTATCATAGGGACAAAAAGAACCACACGTGGAAAAGCTCTACTGGATCTATAGGTCAGTTCATAAAGGTCTACTTTAAAAAGCCCATACAGATTAATAAGATTAAATTTAAGCCCACAGATGATATGCTAACTTGGCCATCTGAATTggctctccattttgatgatGAGGAAGCGGAGGTGGTCATACCAATCCGTCATACACATAACATGGAACAGAATACCACTCGATTAGAACATCCAGTAATTACTACATCTGTGATGGTAGAAGTTAGAGATATGCATAacagaagaaatggaaataatACAGGAGGTTCTTTTGATATAATTGGAAGTACATGCAACCTGATGGATGACGATTATATGACTCATCATGCAGTAATCGATATTACTCAGTGTGACAGCTCGTTGAATAACCTACCTGATGTGAGTCCTTTGATgaaggggaacaaaatattAGCCATTTGTCATGAACACTGCTTGGATAACTCCGATAAAGAAGTGATTTATGGGTCCGATTTTTATTCTACGGATTCAGCTATTTGTAAGGCGGCGATACACGCAGGGGTATGCAAGCATGGAGAGAAGAACAGCTGTCATTTCTTAATTGTAGTAAATGGTGGGCAAGCAAATTTCGTCGGCACTTTGCAAAATAATGTCATGTCTCTCAGTCAGAGCTCTAAGTCcaacttttcattttccctaTCCAATGCGTTTCCCTCCCGGGGTGGTGGTTCACAGGGGTGGTCCTACACAGCAACAACTCCAAGTAGCTACTCCGTCGTGTTTAAGACAA AATCGGTCCTCCTCAAGGGGAACTCCTCCCCATTCAATGAGCTCTACTCCGGTGGGATCGAATTCCCCCCTGCctcagctagccaaaattgTGTTTCCGGAATGGATTGCCAGAACAACTTTTGGAAGTTTCAGATTCACGAAAATGGAAGCTACTCTGTGCAGATCCTAGTGGGGAATAAAACATCCCCTGAAAAGCAGAAGGCCTTTATCGAAGTGAATGGCATTCCCATCATAAAGGGGGTGGACCTTGGACGGAACGAGGTCTATGTCGCCACGGGAAACGTTCAGGTGACGAACAG
- a CDS encoding hypothetical protein (putative) produces the protein MLSSAAPKRYKFDQRGNLTEVNFLACKSVVPPRKYVDSKNSLTCSTNVIPEFHQTKHDCTISKMATSQENIFEAEPISTNAYIHEGGPSSLLSMNMVHSVSNVCNGGNDTCQYAPNQCCNVNIMRTGLSGHEMNNASPLLFVDGAPYCGDDAGQAIDPGVVAVSNALFAYNSAFQSIPIKTSPNVFRRRTKGEGNSEWCNAFVTRVDPCECGDPDEQFKPYEVTKYYDDGQVKTVFNFDQDSAPQEQPM, from the coding sequence ATGCTCTCCTCCGCAGCCCCCAAAAGGTACAAGTTCGACCAGAGGGGAAACCTGACCGAAGTAAACTTCCTCGCGTGCAAAAGCGTTGTGCCGCCGCGCAAGTACGTCGACTCGAAGAATAGCCTGACCTGCTCTACCAACGTCATCCCGGAGTTCCACCAAACCAAGCACGACTGCACCATTTCCAAGATGGCCACATCACAGGAAAACATTTTCGAAGCCGAACCGATAAGTACAAATGCCTATATACATGAGGGGGGGCCATCGTCCTTACTCAGCATGAACATGGTCCACAGTGTCAGTAACGTTTGCAACGGTGGAAACGATACATGTCAGTACGCACCAAATCAGTGTTGTAATGTGAATATAATGAGGACCGGATTAAGTGGCCACGAAATGAACAACGCCTCTCCATTACTTTTTGTAGATGGAGCTCCCTACTGTGGAGACGATGCAGGACAAGCAATCGATCCCGGAGTGGTGGCTGTGTCCAATGCTCTTTTCGCATACAACAGCGCATTTCAGTCCATTCCGATAAAGACCTCTCCGAATGTGTTTCGACGAAGGacaaagggggaagggaaCTCCGAGTGGTGTAATGCCTTCGTCACCAGAGTCGACCCCTGCGAGTGCGGAGACCCCGATGAGCAATTCAAGCCTTACGAGGTCACCAAGTATTACGACGATGGCCAGGTGAAGACCGTGTTCAACTTCGACCAGGACTCCGCTCCGCAGGAGCAGCCCATGTGA